The DNA sequence CTTATCTAAAGAATCACTTCCCACCCACCACCCACTAGAGGAGTTAAGATCTAAGGACTCTAACTTCCCCTTTATCCCTGAGTTGGACTTGAATGAAAAGGTAGGAGTTACCTGATTCCAGATCACACTGAAGAGACCCCTCATTTATCATAATTAATTCAAGAGGTGTTGGCTACTCACCCAGACTCAGGTCAAAACCCTCTGCCTCCAGGAGGTTGTTTCTGACCAGCCCCGCCTGGTCCTGGTTCCCTAGTGTGGCCTCTGCTTGCACCACATGCGTTTGCACTCGGCTGTGTGAATCATCTGATGGCTGCCACTGGGGGACCCTGAGGACAGAGCTGTGTCTTCTCTGATATGGTttgatgtttggcccctccaaatctcatgttgaaatattaaaatttgatccccagtgttggaagtggggtctggtgggaggtgtttgggtcgtgGGGGCAGATCCcacatgaatggcttggtgccctgataatgagtgagttctcgctTCATTAGTTCACAGGGGAAAGGGTTGTTTAAAGAGCACGGGatgcccctcctctctcctgctccttctctcaccatgtgacacgcctgctcccTCTTTGCCTTCCGCTTTGAttggaagcagatgctggcaccatgctccttgtacagtctgcagagccatgagccaaataaatcacTCTTCCTTACACGTTACCCAGTCTCTGGCATTCCTTTACAGCAATGTAAAACGGACCAACACCTTCTCCTTTCAGGCTTCCCCAGTGCCCGGGACGGTGGTGTGCTCATCACCGGGGTCATGAGGCAGACAAAACAGGGATGGACCAGAGACCCCCGCACAGGTGACCGGGGCGGTGCCAGCTCACCTTGGTCTGGTACAGCGCCTCTGCCTCGGCCTTGCTCTTCAGAGCGATGTCCTCGTACTGGGCGCGGACCTCGGCGATGATGCTGTCCAGGTCCAGGTTGCGGTTGTTGTCCATGGACAGGATGACAGATGTGTCGCTGATGTGGGACTGGATCTGAGCGATCTCCTGCAGGGGAAACAAGGAGCAAGGTGCCAAGGTGATGATCCTGCCCCAGCAGGATGGCCCCAGACCATCCCAAACAGATGTAAGCCGAATTCCCTGAAGCTTGTGAGAATGGAGCTCACTAGCCCAGAGCTTTCAATACCACATCTAAAAGCTGCTGAATGGGTTTGAAGcaggcaaagaagaaaacagcCCATTTATCTGTGACCTGAGACAGGACAGGAGTGGGGAAGATGGAGGGAAATGGCCTGGGCCACCACACAAGGGACACTAAGAACACAAGAGCCCACAGATGCTTGGCCAATAGGCAGAGGCTTAAAGCCAGATGTGCACAGAGGAGGGAAGGGTGTGAGGactccccacctccactctggGGATTCCTGCCCAAGACCCCAGGAAACATCCCCAGCAGCAGAGAGAAGACAGGCAGGAATGAGACTAGGCCTGGCTGAAGTTCAATGGGAACCCCTTCAGGACCCATGGCTTTCTGAAGGATGTGACATCAGGACATTTGTGGGGCCAACAGAGACAGATGGGGCACCAGGATAGATTGTCACTCCCACCTTTGATCTACAAAGATCCCAGCAACCTTGGGCTCTAAAAGTTGCTAATAAGTAAGTAACTGCTAACTCCCAGAGGACAgagctggaggtggggtggggggagacttACCCCCTCATACAGGCACTTGAAGAACTTGATCTCTCCGTCCAGGGCGTCCACCTTGGCTTGCAGCTCCACCTTGCTCATGTAAGCTGCATCCACATCCTAGGGAGAATCCAGAGATGCCCTGCTGTCACCCTTCTTCAAGGCCCAGCAGGGGCCTATGAACTGAtaccccagcacccagccctgtGGCCAGCTGCCCCAGGGAATACACTCAAGACCGAGGGGGCAGGAGCCTGACTTCCAGCTGGACTCGCTGTCCACACTCACTGGTGGGCAAGTTCCTCGTGCCTCTGGAACCCGTTCTGTCTctatttctcaaagtgtgggaGCCCTGTCACCCACCCAGCCAGTCAGAGTGAGCAGTCAGAGTGAGCCAAGGGCAGCCACGGCGATTTTCCAGAGATGAGCAGAGCTGGAAGGTAAACCTGCAGCCTCCCAAAGCATGTCCTGTTCCCAGCCAAGTGGACATGAGCCAGAGGCTAACTCTCTGTCTGGGGTCCTGTCTGCTGCATGTCCCTACAAAAAGTAGGGAACTGACCAAGTGCCATGTGCTAGACCGATACCGGGTGTCCCATGATGTCCAAAGCAGCAAGCCCTGCATCTCCTCCTGCACTTTAGCTCCAGGCCTTTCTTGGGGAGCACAGACCTCAGTCCCTCCCCTCAGCTCTCATCCTGAAACCCGCCACTGGGGGGCTGAGGCCCATGCATTCTCCTCACCTTCTTAAGCACCACAAATTCATTCTCGGCAGTCGTGCGCTTGTTTATTTCCTCTTCATATCTGCAAAACAAGCAACATCATGagcccatgtgtgtgtgtgtgttgtctgtgtgtgtgtgtgtgttgtctgtgtgtgattctgtgtgtgtgtgtgtgtgtgttctcactgtgaaatgagaaaagagatgCCCATATTACGTGTCCTTTAACAGATATTATTCTACACCTTTACAAGTTTGTCTCAACTTGCTGGGACTATGTGGCGGGAGTGGAGGGCAGGGTTTGAAGTAGCCCCCTCCCGGGCCTGGTGGCTGAATGGTTTGAGGTCTGCTTTCCTCTGATGCCTGAGGAGTGAATAGGTTTTTCTTCCTCCCATTCAGCATCCAAATCACAGGAGCATGCCAGAGGCCCTTTTCAGCCAGAACCCTGTGTCCCTGCTGGCTGGCACCCCTACCCACAACTGCCCTCCATCCTGAGGCAGGAGTTCCAAGGAAGCTACAACTTTCCCccggggcaggaggaaggagcatGGCCCCAGGGTCCAGGACCTGAGGGAAGTGAGAGAGAAAGCCCATCAGGCACTCCAGCTCCTGCCCTGCTGGGGGACACTGGGTGGGCTCAGAGACCAAGAGGCTGTGGCACACACACAGGCTCTCTCGAGTGGGGAGCAGGAAGGAGTGTGCCAAGGAGAGGGCCACCTACCAGGACAGCCCTGACACTGCCCAAGAGGTCGGCTGTCCACTGTCCAGCCCACCTGGTTGCTCACAAAATGCTCCCATCTTGCCTGGGCAAGTGAGCTCCGTCCCCCGAGGACAGAGGCAAACGTCCTGGTCCCTGCTGGGAAAGCCCAGGCCCAGGAGACGGGCAGCTGATGCAGCGTCCCTGCTCACCTCTTCTTGTAGTCCTCCACCACGTCCCGCACGCTCCTCAGCTCCGAGTCCAGCCTCACCCTGTCCGCGGACAGCGTCTCCAGCTGCTTGCGCAGGTTGCTGATGTAGCCCTCGAGGATGGGCTCCAGGTTGTTTCTGCAGTTGTTCAGGTCCAGCTGCTGCAGCAGCTCCCACTTGGTCTCCAGCACCTGGTTCTGCTGCTCCAGGAACCGCACCTGGATCCCACGCCACAGACACTCAGTGAGGAGAGAGGACGTGAGGCTTCCTTTCCTGCACAGGAACTGTGCTTCCTTATGCTACCTTAGCTTAAAAGGTGAGCCTCGGCCCTTAAAAAATGCCACTCGTGCCTCTTTGCCCCCAAGGGCCCTTTGTCTGACAAGGGTTCTCACTCTAGGGCAGCCCCTAAGATCAGGAGGGCCCCAACATCTTCTCCATCTCCATCTGTCAGAGttctcctgtctcccctccccttaTCCCAACCTGCCTGCACTGATGTCTGTGTTCAGCCTGTGCTGGTTCTCCAAGGTGCGTCCTTAGACACTGAAGCTGGCCTGTGCTGGCTTTCACGCCCCTGGGCCCTCTGCTCGGGGCCTGGTGGCCCGCCTGTGCCCTGCCTACTCTGCCTCCTAGCACGCAgctctcccagcccagcctgaggCAGGCGCTCAGCTGATCTGGGGTCTCCAGCCCTCCTGTGTTGCTTTCACCTGAATCTCTGTTTTTGCTATCAGAACATTTCCCCGGGGGGGAAGACGAGCATTCTCAAGTTGCAACGTTCCCTTGCTTAAAAACCTCAGGTGGTTCCACCTCACCTACGTACAGGGTCAAGTTCACATTGCCCCTGTGCACTTCACAACGTGCccagcccacctgcccctcctccactcaccAATGCTCTGCAACCTGAGGTCTCCCGTGCCCCGGACAAGTCCCCGCGTTTGGCACGTGCTCTCTCGCCCTGGATCGCCTTTTCCCACCTCTCTCCGGAAAACTCCTACTCGTGTGTGTTGCCACCTGCCTCACTGTCACTCCTGGGGAGCTTCCCCTGCCACCCCTGATCCCCCAAGCTCAGGAAGtctccacctcccaaagcccTCCTGCTCTTTGTTccccagtggttcccaaactcgagcatcacctggagggcttgttaaacccagattgctgggccccaccccagtcTCTGGTTCAGTTGCTCCGGAGTGGAGCCTGGGAATGTGCTTTCCTACAAGTGTCCAGGTGACGCTGCTGCCACTGGCTTGGGGACCccttttgagaaccactgctctagggcACGGTGACTACCACCTGCCACGCCTTATAGGTTGGGTGTATCGCACACCGAATCTGAGCTGGCAGGGTCcgtgggaggaggagctggggcccACAGCTCTCTAGACACCCCACGCTCTCACGGGCCTCTCCTTTGCCCGGCTTCCCAGGCCATCACTCTCCTACTTCTCAACCCAGAGGCCACTTTCTCTGTCTCCTGGACACCGTCCCAGACTACGCTTTCTAGTTCTCACTTCTCTCAACCCCATCCCCAGGTCTGATGTTTCGGGCTTTGTGCAGTTCCTCCCTGCTCTGTCCTGGTCTGTGTCTGCATCCTGGGAATGTGTCCTGCCTTCCTCTGCTCCAGACAGGGCCCTGTGCTCAGCTTTCTCTAGAAAGTCCCACCTTGTCGATGAAGGAGGCGAACTTGTTGTTCAGAGCCTTGATCTGCTCCCGCTCCTGGGTGCGCACTTTCTGAATCTCGGGGTCCAGCTCCACGTTGAGGGGGGCCAGGAGGTTCTTGTTGACAGTGACCTGGTGGATGCCTCCTGGAGGACACACAGCTGGACACGCAGGCCCCAGGGCTGCACTGCCAAACATGCTGCCAGCAAAGCCACTGGCCCGGACCCGGCCAAACCCATAGCCCCCTGTGCGCCCACTGCCACCGGCCACATTGAAGGAGATGCTCCGGGCGCCCCCCAGGCTGAAGAGGCTCCGACTGCTGAAGCCCCCGCTAAGCCCTTTGCCCCCTGCCCGGTAGGAGGTCGAGCTGCCCCCCGAGAGCACTGCCGAGCAGCCGCTGAAGCCCCCCTTGGTGGCAGCTCCCGACTTGCAGTTGAATTGGCGGCTCATGTTGGGGAGGCCGGAGAGCTGGGATCAGATGCTAACCCTTAGCCGAGACGCAGGTCACCAGCCTGTGATTGTGGGCTCCCCCTTTATAGGGCTCAGCACGGATCCACTGCCCTGATTTGTGGGTTCAGTTTGCCTGGAAGCAAGAAATCATTTTCTCCCAGCAAAATCAGACACCAGGTAAATAACTTGAaaactcccaaagtgctgggcttgaAAGCCTTGCTCATGTAATTTGAGTCTTATCTAATTAACATAGGGTAATTAGCCTGGCCGAATTATCCCTAGAAAGATCTTGGCTGGGAGGTTTGTCACAGCCGCAATTGCCCGTACCCAGGGAGTGGTGGGAGCTGGGATGGCAGGGGTGCCCAGGGGAGACCTCTAATTGACAGTGTCGTCTGTGAGAAAGCTCACAATCTGCTGGCATCAGACGAGCTGCTTCAGGGACCCTGGCTGAGCTGCTTTCATGTGGTTAGGGAGAGGCTCCGCGGCCTGGCTTCCCAGGGCTCCTGGAGACACTTCCAATGTCTGGCCAGAGCCATGGGAGAGGAGCCACCGGAAACCTAGGTTCAGCCTCTGTCTGCCAGCCTCTGCTGTGCCCTTCCAGGCAAGCCCGCTGCTCCCCTGTGCCAGCCAGGCCGCCCTGCTCACCTTCACTTGTATACACCGACTTCTTTGCTCCTATACCTTCCGCTACCCTGACTCTTGACCTTGAAATAGTGGTCATTGCCACTGTTTACAATGGCTGACACTGGGACAGCACTTTACAGTGTTGAAAGAGCTCCTCACAGAAGCTACTCTGCCTGGAGAGGAGTGGTCATGATCCACACACATTTCACtaatggggaaaccgaggctcagataGTTGAGAACGTCATTCCTTTAGCAAACATATAATGAGTCCTTTCTTTGTGTGTGAATCCCTGAGAATGAAAATGCCCCCAAAAACACGTGCCCTCGCCTTGAGCACTCCCTTGGCTGGTCTTCTGACTCCACAGAACGACGCAGGCCTTATTCATTTGTCCAGCCAGTCAGCCATCGACTCGTTCattgattcatccattcatttaacaaacttcTGTCGAGGGCTAACTCTGTCCCGGGTATTGTGCTAGGCTCTTGGGTCCCAAACTAAGGAGAACAAACCTAGCTCACAATTTTGGTGGGCGGCTGGGGGAAGACACTTGAATTTCATAGACCCTTGACATTGCCAAAGTATGTGACTCAAGAGTTTCCCAATTCCGAAATCCCAAATATATCCATAGTATATAATCTCCTCCATAAACATGCAATGGTTCCACTAGCTGGCATGCTTGAACAGTTTGCCCATCCCTCTTTTCTAATTCTGTACAAAAGTTATGGTATGTCATTGACAAATTcaccctccctttctttttttttaatgcaaaatagcTACTTTCTAGTTAAGaataatcattttcttacatGTCCTCAATTTCACTAAAGGCAATAGCACTTGGAAatctttttagctttttttcactaaactcttggactttgacatcctgccGTGGCTTCAGTTTCTGTCACCAGCCGCTGCTAAGAAGAGAGAGGATGCGAATGCAGCGGGTTGCAGTGCCCGGTTAATTTGGCTACAGCCACAAACCTTTACATCCCCTAAATTAAAAGCCTGAATACCTGGTTCTCTCTGCCAACATTCTCTACCTCCTTCACTTCTGTGCTGGCCCTTTTTCTGCCCAGGAAAAAGTAAATagacttctttctatcctaatctttgcctggagaaatctttctcaaaacccaCACACACTAGCTCACGCTTTTACAGGTTGAAGAggaaatctcaaaagaaaaactttaaaaaacacattataggccgggcgcggtggctcacgcctgtaatcctagcactctgggaggccgaggcgggtggatcgctcaaggtcaggagttcgagaccagcctgagcgagaccccgtctctactaaaaatagaaagacattatatggacaactaaaaatctatatagaaaaaattagccgggcatggtggcgcatgcctgtagtcccagctactcgggaggctgaggcagtaggatcgcttaagccgaggagtctgaggttgctgtgagctaagctgacgccacggcactcactctagcctgggcaacaaagtgagactctgtctcaacaaaaaaaaaaataaaataaaataaaaaaataaaaaaagaaaaaagaataaaaaacacatTATTTGCAAATAAGTTCACATTAAGAGTTGGGACCTTAACATGTCtttttttggaggacacaattcaatgcataacagaaacaaaaatcacaaacaaagacaacaaaaaacaTAGATAAATTAGACCTCAACTAATTTTTAACACAGGGTcaaaaataatttgctaaaagaaagatagtcttttcaatgaaTGCTGCCGAAGCAATTCCATATTCATgtatgaaacaaaaaacaaacaaacaaaaatcttgacCTATGTCTTACACTTCATGCAAAAATTGACTccacacttgatcttagccaaaaggccaagaattgATCAAAAATTGACTTCAAATAGGTCACAgacaaatgtaaaactaaaacttttagaaaaacaataggagaaaatcttcaagaTCAAAGGTATTATAGATAAAGAGCTTTTAGATTTAacatcaaaagcatgatccatataaggaaaaatcaataaattaggCTTCATCagaagtaaaatttttttctgcaaaagaCCTTGTTAAGcaggatgaaaagacaaactacagactgggaaaaattattttcaaaccacatccaacaaaggactagtatctagaaaatataacgaactctcaaaattcaaaaataaaagagcaagcaATCCcattagaaaatggacaaaaaatatAACAAGACATCTCACTGAATAGGAACATACAATTGGTAAAAAGTACATGAAATGATATTCAGCAtcatttaaaccacaatgagatatgtcTACACGCCTATCAGAGAGCTTAAATAAAACTTAGTGATGACACCAAACGCTGGCAAGGTTGCAGAGAAACTGGATGACTCACACATGGCTaggaaaatggtacagccactctggaaaacagtctggcagtttttaaaaatttgaacaggCACCTACCATACATCCTAGCAATTACACACCtgagcatttatcccagagaaatgaatctcatgttcacacaaaagcctatatgaaatgtttatagcagctttatttgcaatAATCAAAAATGGCAAATAACCCAGATACCATTCAATGGATGAGaaactatggtatatccataccacGGAgcactactcagcaatgaaaaggaacaaattattaatgttaataCGTGCAAAGACCTGGATGAATTTCTAGAGAATTATACTGAGtggaaaaaaaagccaatcctAAAAGTTTCCATATTGTATGATCCATTtgtataacattcttgaaatgattccatttatataaaattcttgaaataCAGATatagagaacagattagtggttgacAGGGATTAGAGTGTGTCACAGGAGGGACTCGGGTTTTCTATACAAGGACAGCATGAAGGGAAACTTgtggtgacagaaatgttctatatcttaacTCTATCAACATCAATATCTGGATGTAATATATTATAGTCTTACAAGATGGTACCATTttgcaacatttattgagcatattcattaaattaagcatttatgtgccaggtactgttctgaacacattaatcttcaaaataacccCATCAAGAAGGTACAATTAACACACTTCTTATAGATaaacaaactgaggcacagagaggttcagttacttgcacaaggtcacacagctggggccAGGAATGGACGCCAGGCAGTCCACTATAGAACCACTATTGCCTGAAATCTTTTATAACAACCCATTTTCCTTGCCCTGAGATTCTTATTCAAAAGATCTGGGACAGGTCTGAGCTTGTAAAGCTTCTTAAActtcctcatattttttttttttttcatcacagCCTGGACCCACTCTCAGGGCCTTTTAATGGCAAACAGGGAGCACGGTATCAGTTAGACTCACATCCCACCGTGCAGAACTTGGTTTCGTGGCCATGGTCACTTGCAAGAGAGACTGGGAAATGTGCGTATTCACCTTTCTACTTCTGTACAAGAAGAGGAGAACGGATGCTGGGGATACCCAGCAGGCTCAGCCACGCTCCGAGAGGTAAGTGCCCTCGCCACTGCGTCAGTCCACTGCGCAAAGCCGCAGGACAGAGTCCCAACCTGGGGAGGTAAGGCAGCTTCAGAACAGCCAACCACCCCACTGTGCCTGGGACTCGGGTTCTCAGGCAGGgggactttcagttttaaaaccagGAAGTCCCAGGCAAACGGGAACAGGTGGTCACTCTACCCAGAAGGGCCAACTTGTCATGATCTGGCCCCACCCAGCTCTCCTGCCACACTTCTCTCCAAGCTCCACCAGACTTTCTTCAAAGAGCCCAAAGAGCCAAGCTCTTGCCAAtcccttttctttcattcaaccaacatttcctgagcacctgccatgtgccaagtGCCGCTCGGGTCACAGGAGATACGGCACCTCTACTTACACGCTCCCTTCCCTCTGGCTAACTCCTCTTTCAGGTTTCACGTTTTAGAGCCGAGGGCTCTTCCTCAAGGAAGTCCCCCTGTGGCCTAACCTGGGTGCGCACTCCCCCCGGCAGCATCTGCGCCATCACACTGCACATTCACTCGCCTGCCTTCCTAACAAAGGTCTCGGTCATATTTTTGCACTGGTGTCAAAGACAGATTCTGGCACATCGTGAGTGCTCCATCAAtggtttttgaatgaatgaatggtcccTCTCAGGAGCCTAGGAATTGCTCAAGGGCAGGGTCTCCGCCCATCCTATCCCGGGCTATCTTCCCTCCCCTTGGTTCTCAGAACAGAGCTCAGGACAGAGCTGATGAGACCCACCTCCCAATTCAACACCTctaggcaaagcaggggacaaaCAGCAGGGCTGCCCTTGTGACCTGAGCCCCCAGGCTGCTGCTTCCCACTCCACACCCTCTGACCACTTACCTGATTATAATCCTCCAACAATAATGATAACAACACTATTACCCCGTAATTAGGCAATAATGACACCAGCTTTGCTGCCAAGCAAGGCTCAAGGACCTGAAGTTACTGTTTTACAAATGGAAGCTGAGCCTTCCCAATAAAGAGGGTGCTTTGTGCCCACCTGCCAAAGCTGGACAGAAATAGCATGCCCTTCCGATGCGCTCTCCATCAGCACAGACAGCTGAGCACAGAGAAGACAGTGAGcatgtgtgtaagtgtgtgtgtgtttcagggtGACAATTTGAGGATGGTGAACAATACTCAGGGCCTATCtgattagcaaatatttaaaaagttccCAAACAGAATGAATTTCCCATGAAGTTTATTGGAAAAgtatggggggggg is a window from the Eulemur rufifrons isolate Redbay chromosome 16, OSU_ERuf_1, whole genome shotgun sequence genome containing:
- the LOC138397493 gene encoding keratin, type II cytoskeletal 73, with amino-acid sequence MSRQFNCKSGAATKGGFSGCSAVLSGGSSTSYRAGGKGLSGGFSSRSLFSLGGARSISFNVAGGSGRTGGYGFGRVRASGFAGSMFGSAALGPACPAVCPPGGIHQVTVNKNLLAPLNVELDPEIQKVRTQEREQIKALNNKFASFIDKVRFLEQQNQVLETKWELLQQLDLNNCRNNLEPILEGYISNLRKQLETLSADRVRLDSELRSVRDVVEDYKKRYEEEINKRTTAENEFVVLKKDVDAAYMSKVELQAKVDALDGEIKFFKCLYEGEIAQIQSHISDTSVILSMDNNRNLDLDSIIAEVRAQYEDIALKSKAEAEALYQTKFQELQLAAGRHGDDLKYTKNEISELTRLIQRLRSEIESVKKQCTNLETAIADAEQRGDNALKDARAKLDELEAALQQAKEELARMLREYQELLSVKLALDIEIVTYRKLLEGEECRMSGEYTNSVSISVINSSAPGTVGAGAGFGFGGAGTYGYWPSSVGGYGMLSGGCVTGSGNCSPRGEAKTRLGSASEFKDSQAKTGALSSSTKKTTR